From a single Micromonospora sp. WMMD1102 genomic region:
- a CDS encoding TetR family transcriptional regulator C-terminal domain-containing protein, translating to MTRRAAEVRLDALLRTACDVIATRGLANTRTADVAQAAGVSQALVFYHFATKERLVAQAFAYAAEQDLARVEAVLRSPATPLAKLKKLLRLYAPPGRSRSWAMWIDGWSESLRTPELEKVSRRLDLRRREGLGEVIAAGVTDGVFSCDDPAGAAWRINALIDGLAVQLAVHDRVIPRRQLTEWVRLSVARELGLLPAQLD from the coding sequence GTGACGAGACGTGCGGCAGAGGTGCGCCTGGATGCGCTACTACGCACCGCCTGCGACGTGATCGCGACGCGGGGGCTGGCCAACACGCGTACGGCGGACGTGGCCCAGGCCGCCGGGGTGAGCCAGGCGCTGGTCTTCTACCACTTCGCCACCAAGGAGCGGCTGGTCGCCCAGGCGTTCGCGTACGCCGCCGAGCAGGACCTGGCCCGGGTCGAGGCGGTGCTCCGCTCCCCCGCCACCCCGCTGGCCAAGTTGAAGAAGCTGCTCCGCCTCTACGCCCCGCCGGGCCGGTCCCGGTCCTGGGCGATGTGGATCGACGGCTGGTCGGAGTCGCTGCGCACCCCCGAGCTGGAGAAGGTGTCGCGGCGGCTGGACCTGCGCCGCCGGGAGGGGCTCGGCGAGGTGATCGCGGCCGGGGTGACCGACGGGGTGTTCAGCTGCGACGACCCGGCCGGGGCCGCGTGGCGGATCAACGCCCTGATCGACGGGCTCGCCGTGCAGCTCGCGGTGCACGACCGGGTGATTCCGCGCCGGCAGCTCACCGAGTGGGTCCGGCTCTCGGTCGCCCGCGAACTCGGGCTGCTCCCCGCCCAACTGGACTGA
- a CDS encoding sugar ABC transporter permease has product MTTGTLRRPPPRPAAPDGTAAGARPRYQRNRPGIAYLFLSPWVLGALLLTVGPMLASLYLSFTDYDLFTSPEWVGLENYRRLFADDARFLASARVTATYVLVSVPLKLAAALAVALLLNRRRRGQGFYRSAFYAPSLLGTGVAIALVWRAMFTDAGVVDSVTGNFGWDTGGWINEPDYALYVLIILAVWQFGAPMVIFLAGLKQIPTELYDAAAVDGSGAWRTFRSVTLPMLSPIILFNLVLETIHAFQAFTPAFIVSGGRGGPSNSTLFYTLYLYERGFSQFRMGYASAMAWLLLLVIAIVTALFFGTSRRWVFYSGEDR; this is encoded by the coding sequence ATGACAACTGGGACCCTGCGCAGGCCGCCGCCCCGGCCCGCCGCGCCGGACGGCACCGCCGCCGGAGCCCGGCCCCGATACCAACGCAACCGGCCCGGGATCGCGTACCTCTTCCTCTCCCCCTGGGTGCTCGGGGCGCTGCTGCTGACCGTCGGACCGATGCTCGCCTCGCTCTACCTCTCCTTCACCGACTACGACCTGTTCACCTCGCCGGAGTGGGTCGGGCTGGAGAACTACCGGCGGCTCTTCGCCGACGACGCGCGGTTCCTCGCCTCGGCCAGGGTCACCGCGACGTACGTACTGGTCTCCGTACCGCTGAAGCTGGCCGCCGCCCTCGCCGTCGCCCTGCTGCTGAACCGCAGGCGGCGCGGACAGGGCTTCTACCGATCGGCCTTCTACGCCCCGTCGCTGCTCGGCACCGGGGTGGCCATCGCGCTGGTCTGGCGGGCGATGTTCACCGACGCCGGTGTGGTCGACTCGGTCACCGGCAACTTCGGCTGGGACACCGGCGGCTGGATCAACGAGCCGGACTACGCGCTCTACGTGCTGATCATCCTGGCCGTCTGGCAGTTCGGCGCCCCGATGGTGATCTTCCTGGCCGGGCTCAAGCAGATCCCGACCGAGCTGTACGACGCCGCCGCCGTCGACGGCTCCGGCGCCTGGCGCACCTTCCGCTCGGTGACCCTGCCGATGCTCTCCCCGATCATCCTGTTCAACCTGGTGCTGGAGACGATCCACGCCTTCCAGGCGTTCACCCCGGCGTTCATCGTCAGCGGTGGCCGGGGCGGGCCGAGCAACTCGACCCTGTTCTACACGCTCTACCTCTACGAGCGCGGATTCTCGCAGTTCCGGATGGGCTACGCCTCGGCGATGGCCTGGCTGCTGCTGCTCGTCATCGCGATCGTCACGGCACTGTTCTTCGGCACCTCGCGCCGCTGGGTGTTCTACTCCGGGGAGGACCGGTGA
- a CDS encoding TIGR03086 family metal-binding protein — translation MDLLTTYRRTVADFADRVGEVGPDRWDAATPCADWDVRALVGHVVGEERWSVPLFGGASLAEVGDRFSGDLLGDDPAGSARDAAEQACRAVSEPGVLDRTVELSAGPTPGREYLHQLLAEHLVHGWDLAVAIGVEPGLDPAGVDECARWFAEHTSMYRDSGLTAPDVPVPPGASAQDRLVAAFGRDPGWRPGS, via the coding sequence ATGGACTTGCTGACGACGTACCGGCGGACGGTGGCGGACTTCGCCGACCGGGTGGGCGAGGTGGGGCCGGACCGGTGGGACGCGGCCACCCCCTGTGCCGACTGGGACGTCCGGGCTCTGGTGGGCCACGTGGTCGGGGAGGAGCGCTGGTCTGTGCCGCTCTTCGGCGGCGCGTCGCTGGCCGAGGTCGGCGACCGGTTCTCCGGTGACCTGCTCGGCGACGACCCGGCCGGCTCGGCCCGGGACGCGGCCGAGCAGGCGTGCCGGGCGGTTTCCGAGCCGGGCGTACTGGACCGCACGGTGGAGCTGTCGGCCGGGCCGACGCCGGGTCGGGAGTACCTGCACCAGTTGCTGGCCGAGCACCTGGTGCACGGCTGGGACCTGGCGGTCGCGATCGGTGTCGAGCCCGGGCTCGACCCGGCCGGGGTGGACGAGTGCGCCCGCTGGTTCGCCGAGCACACCTCGATGTACCGGGACAGCGGGCTGACCGCGCCGGACGTACCGGTGCCGCCGGGGGCGAGCGCGCAGGACCGGCTCGTCGCGGCGTTCGGCCGGGATCCGGGTTGGCGTCCGGGGTCCTGA